In Calditrichota bacterium, the genomic window CAAAATGCTCCATTCACCGACGACGCGGCTGCGAAAACTCTTTGACAATCCCGATGGAATTCATAAAATCAGCCTGATTAAGCAATTGTTTGAACTGGATGACCAATGAAACAGATACCACTAAAACTGGGAACCCGGGGCAGTAAATTGGCCCTCTGGCAGGCAAATTGGGTCAAGGATCGGCTGGAAAATCAAAATCCCGGCCTGGGAATTGAAATTGTGATTATTTCAACCCACGGCGATCGGGATCAAAGTCAGCCCCTGGAGCAAATGGGGCAAACCGGGATTTTTGTCAAAGAAATTGAGCGTGCCCTGCAAGAAGAACTCATTGAT contains:
- a CDS encoding hydroxymethylbilane synthase — its product is MKQIPLKLGTRGSKLALWQANWVKDRLENQNPGLGIEIVIISTHGDRDQSQPLEQMGQTGIFVKEIERALQEELIDFAVHSAKDLPSRLLPEFEMMAFTKREDPRDVLLAKNGRTVGDLPAGARLATG